From the genome of Parvularculales bacterium, one region includes:
- a CDS encoding 3-hydroxyacyl-CoA dehydrogenase NAD-binding domain-containing protein gives MAFENFSLDVDKDGIALVVWDMPNRSMNVLSQSSLTELSTIIDQIATDGSIKGAVITSGKDAFCAGADLSMLESTPRNGEQAPLSQEERTRTLYENNLSFNMQLRKLETSGKPVAAAINGSALGGGLEVTLACHYRVASDNPKTQLGLPEAKVGLLPGGGGTQRLPRMIGAAQALPLIMQGKNLSPAKALEKNIIHKVVSPDVLVDEAKRWIREDGDSTQPWDKKRYRIPGGGPHDMGSRAAFTFGNAQLRKNTFGNYPAQEYIMSCVYEGLQVPIEAGLRIESRYFTKAMLHPVSKNMIRSLFLSMQALNKGARRPSNIAPRSVKKLGILGAGMMGAGIAYVSAKAGMNVILLDRDQDSAEKGKAYSTTLLDKQIEKGRTTENKKQDLLARITPTKSYEDLQGCDLVIEAVFEDRVIKADVTKKAEAQLEGQAVFASNTSTLPITGLAEVSKNKNHFIGIHFFSPVDRMQLVEIILGQETNDAALACAIDYVRAIGKTPIVVNDSRGFYTSRCFGTYVGEGIAMLAEGIAPAMVENAGRMTGMPVAPLALNDEISLELGYKVRQQTRKDLGDKYRESPADALIEAMVVTHGRLGRKNNKGFYDYPADGNKKDEKCLWPGLADLTPAHKGMDEVDVEELKTRFLYIQALEAARCFEEQVVTDVRDADVGAILGWGFAPWTGGPLSLIDMVGVAAFVEKCDRLAQQYGERFSPPALLRDMAAKGDTFYARFNPEAKRAA, from the coding sequence ATGGCTTTTGAAAACTTCTCCCTTGACGTAGACAAAGATGGTATAGCACTTGTTGTTTGGGATATGCCGAACCGCTCTATGAACGTACTAAGCCAGAGTTCGCTTACAGAGCTAAGCACCATTATTGACCAGATCGCAACCGATGGCTCCATAAAAGGAGCAGTCATCACCTCCGGAAAGGATGCTTTTTGTGCCGGTGCTGATTTATCCATGCTGGAATCAACCCCCCGAAACGGCGAACAGGCACCTCTCTCACAAGAAGAACGCACCCGCACCCTCTATGAGAACAATCTGAGCTTTAATATGCAGTTACGCAAACTGGAAACCAGTGGAAAACCGGTTGCAGCGGCGATCAATGGCTCAGCCCTTGGAGGTGGTCTTGAGGTAACTCTTGCGTGTCATTATCGGGTGGCATCGGATAACCCCAAAACCCAACTGGGTCTTCCCGAAGCCAAAGTTGGTCTGCTACCGGGCGGAGGTGGCACACAACGCCTACCCCGCATGATTGGTGCTGCTCAGGCGCTTCCCCTTATTATGCAGGGAAAAAACCTATCACCTGCAAAAGCACTGGAGAAAAACATCATTCACAAAGTGGTATCACCGGACGTTTTGGTAGATGAAGCGAAACGCTGGATTCGTGAAGACGGCGATTCCACCCAACCGTGGGATAAAAAAAGATACCGCATTCCGGGCGGCGGCCCCCATGATATGGGTAGCCGTGCAGCCTTTACCTTCGGCAATGCTCAATTGCGCAAGAACACATTCGGCAACTATCCCGCTCAGGAATATATTATGTCCTGTGTGTACGAAGGGCTTCAGGTCCCCATTGAGGCGGGCCTGCGTATTGAATCCCGCTATTTCACCAAAGCCATGCTGCATCCGGTATCAAAAAACATGATCCGTTCTTTATTTTTATCCATGCAGGCTCTCAACAAGGGAGCACGTCGCCCTTCAAACATAGCCCCCCGCTCCGTGAAAAAACTCGGCATCCTTGGTGCCGGCATGATGGGTGCCGGTATTGCCTACGTATCAGCAAAGGCGGGAATGAACGTCATATTGCTGGACCGTGATCAGGATTCTGCCGAAAAGGGCAAAGCCTACTCCACCACCTTGCTGGACAAGCAAATTGAAAAAGGCAGAACCACAGAAAACAAGAAACAAGATCTTCTTGCGCGTATCACACCTACTAAATCCTATGAAGATCTTCAGGGGTGTGATCTGGTGATAGAGGCTGTCTTTGAAGACCGCGTCATAAAAGCAGATGTAACCAAAAAGGCAGAGGCGCAGCTAGAAGGTCAGGCCGTTTTTGCCTCTAACACCTCAACCCTGCCCATTACGGGTCTTGCTGAGGTGAGCAAAAACAAGAATCACTTTATCGGCATCCATTTTTTCTCTCCGGTTGACCGGATGCAGTTGGTGGAAATCATTTTGGGTCAGGAGACAAACGATGCAGCCCTTGCCTGCGCCATAGATTATGTCCGTGCCATCGGCAAAACCCCTATTGTGGTCAATGATAGCCGCGGGTTTTACACCTCGCGCTGTTTTGGCACCTATGTAGGCGAAGGCATCGCTATGCTGGCAGAAGGGATTGCTCCGGCGATGGTTGAGAATGCAGGTCGCATGACCGGTATGCCTGTAGCCCCTCTGGCTCTCAATGACGAAATATCCCTTGAACTGGGATACAAGGTTCGCCAGCAGACCCGCAAAGATTTGGGCGATAAATATCGTGAATCTCCGGCGGATGCCCTCATTGAGGCAATGGTGGTCACGCATGGTCGTTTGGGGCGCAAAAATAACAAAGGCTTTTATGACTATCCGGCAGACGGGAACAAAAAAGACGAGAAATGTTTATGGCCGGGACTGGCTGATCTAACACCTGCCCACAAAGGCATGGATGAGGTGGATGTGGAAGAGTTAAAGACCCGCTTTTTGTATATCCAAGCGCTGGAAGCGGCCCGTTGTTTTGAGGAGCAGGTGGTCACTGATGTGCGTGATGCAGATGTGGGTGCTATTCTGGGCTGGGGCTTTGCACCATGGACAGGCGGACCGCTCTCTTTGATTGACATGGTTGGTGTTGCCGCCTTTGTTGAGAAGTGTGACCGTTTGGCGCAACAATATGGTGAGCGCTTTTCTCCCCCTGCCCTGTTACGCGATATGGCAGCAAAGGGCGACACATTCTATGCCCGCTTTAATCCGGAAGCCAAACGGGCCGCTTAA
- a CDS encoding VOC family protein — translation MTDRGFTHIALTVRDAGASRSFYEHYGALSLVDERVDSTTDRRVVWLDDGRRPFLLVLIEAEKVVPLQPISHLGFACPSRAEVDRLCDDAKGDDVLVSGPEDYGPPVGYWALIRDPDGHTIEISYGQDTEIASHNSTHRHSGAA, via the coding sequence ATGACCGATAGGGGCTTTACCCATATTGCTCTTACGGTGCGGGATGCGGGGGCCAGTCGTTCATTTTATGAACACTATGGTGCCCTCTCGCTGGTAGATGAGCGTGTGGACAGCACCACGGACCGGCGGGTTGTGTGGCTGGACGACGGCAGGCGGCCATTTCTTTTAGTGCTGATTGAAGCGGAAAAAGTTGTCCCGCTTCAGCCTATTTCTCATTTGGGGTTTGCATGTCCCTCCCGCGCCGAGGTTGACCGGTTGTGCGATGATGCCAAAGGTGATGATGTTCTCGTTTCCGGCCCTGAAGATTACGGACCGCCGGTAGGCTATTGGGCGTTGATACGCGACCCTGACGGTCATACGATTGAAATATCCTATGGACAGGATACTGAAATCGCGTCCCATAATTCAACCCACCGGCACTCCGGTGCTGCATAG